One genomic region from Jiangella sp. DSM 45060 encodes:
- a CDS encoding glycoside hydrolase family 38 C-terminal domain-containing protein, with amino-acid sequence MHDNRALVEKRLKRVLGQRLRPAVHRTVAPLSLTVWHVDGGQGEPVPPRVALPGGEAVADGRYVPVEVGERWGPPWGTSWFHVTGEVPAGAAGRRVELVLDLGWENRFAGFQAEGLAYRPDGTVVKGLHPRNVWLPVGDPVSGGELIDLYVEAAANPRLEGDSPFAVTPLGEKSTAGSEPLYRVNRADVAVFEQDVWELWQDLEAIGGLMPQLPEGEPRRWQLLRAVERALDALDLQDVAGTAAAARAELIGVLAKPANASAHRLSAVGHAHIDSAWLWPVRETVRKVARTTSNVVNLLDEYPDLVYAMSSAQQYAWIEEHRPEVFERVAEQVEGGRFVPVGGMWVESDTNLPGSEAMARQLVHGKRYFLDRFGIDTLEVWLPDSFGYSPALPQLVTLSGSRWFLTQKISWNKQNVFPHHSFWWEGLDGTRVFTHFPPVDTYNSDLSGGELAHAVRNFRDKGDANRSLVPFGWGDGGGGPTREMIAQARRTADLEGSPRVAIEKPSEFFAAAEAEYPNAPVWTGELYLEIHRATYTSQAKTKQGNRRSEHLLHEAELWSATAAVAGAADYPYDDLDRIWKLVLLNQFHDILPGSSIAWVHREARDQYAAITAELTEIVGRAQRALAGDGDTTVAFNAAPHGRRDVPAFAAAPVASSSPSTEVVAADGGYVLDNGLLRVTVDGRGLLTSVLDLEAGREVLAGPGNLLQLHQDLPNQWDAWDVDEFYRNTVTDLVGVDELSAGGDTVRVARTFGDSHVVQELTLAPGAKRVDVSTEVDWHEREKFLKAAFPLDVQTQRAAYETQFGHHYRPTHENTSWDAARFEVCAHRFVHLEEPGYGVALVNDSTYGHDVRRGAAPSGGTTTTVRLSLLRAPRYPDPETDQGVHTLRYSLVPGASIDDAVREGYALNLPARLVEGAGHEVEPLVRVSGGSVVVSAVKLADDRSGDVVVRLYESGGGRATATLTASFPLAGVEETDLLERPIEASALVTGGDGVTLRLRPFQIVTLRLTARSDGSGARAGDAAGMGRA; translated from the coding sequence ATGCACGACAACCGAGCCCTGGTCGAGAAGCGCCTGAAGCGAGTCCTGGGCCAGCGGCTCAGGCCGGCCGTCCACCGCACGGTCGCTCCCTTGTCCCTGACGGTCTGGCACGTCGACGGCGGCCAGGGCGAGCCGGTGCCGCCGCGGGTCGCGCTGCCCGGCGGCGAGGCGGTCGCCGACGGCCGCTACGTCCCGGTCGAGGTGGGTGAGCGGTGGGGGCCGCCGTGGGGCACGTCGTGGTTCCACGTGACCGGCGAGGTGCCGGCCGGGGCGGCCGGCCGCCGGGTCGAGCTGGTGCTCGACCTCGGCTGGGAGAACCGGTTCGCCGGGTTCCAGGCCGAGGGCCTGGCCTACCGTCCGGACGGCACGGTCGTGAAGGGCCTGCACCCGCGCAACGTGTGGCTGCCGGTCGGCGACCCGGTGTCCGGCGGCGAGCTGATCGACCTCTACGTCGAGGCCGCCGCCAACCCGCGGCTGGAGGGCGACTCGCCGTTCGCCGTGACGCCGCTCGGCGAGAAGTCGACCGCCGGCAGCGAGCCGCTGTACCGCGTCAACCGCGCCGACGTCGCGGTGTTCGAGCAGGACGTGTGGGAGCTGTGGCAGGACCTCGAGGCGATCGGCGGCCTGATGCCGCAACTGCCCGAGGGCGAGCCGCGACGCTGGCAGCTGCTGCGCGCCGTCGAGCGGGCGCTGGACGCGCTGGACCTGCAGGACGTCGCCGGCACCGCGGCGGCGGCCCGGGCCGAGCTGATCGGCGTGCTCGCCAAGCCGGCCAACGCCAGCGCGCACCGGCTGTCCGCCGTCGGGCACGCGCACATCGACAGCGCGTGGCTGTGGCCGGTCCGCGAGACCGTCCGCAAGGTCGCGCGCACGACGTCGAACGTGGTCAACCTGCTGGACGAGTACCCCGACCTCGTCTACGCGATGTCGTCGGCGCAGCAGTACGCCTGGATCGAGGAGCACCGTCCCGAGGTGTTCGAACGCGTCGCCGAGCAGGTCGAAGGCGGGCGGTTCGTGCCGGTCGGCGGCATGTGGGTCGAGTCCGACACCAACCTGCCGGGGTCAGAGGCGATGGCCCGGCAACTGGTGCACGGCAAGCGGTACTTCCTGGACCGGTTCGGCATCGACACCCTGGAGGTCTGGCTGCCCGACTCGTTCGGCTACTCGCCGGCGTTGCCGCAGCTGGTGACGTTGTCGGGGTCGCGCTGGTTCCTCACCCAGAAGATCTCCTGGAACAAGCAGAACGTCTTCCCGCACCACTCCTTCTGGTGGGAGGGCCTCGACGGCACCCGCGTCTTCACCCACTTCCCGCCGGTCGACACCTACAACTCCGACCTGTCCGGCGGGGAACTGGCGCACGCCGTGCGCAACTTCCGCGACAAGGGCGACGCGAACCGGTCGCTGGTCCCGTTCGGCTGGGGCGACGGCGGTGGCGGCCCGACCCGCGAGATGATCGCGCAGGCCCGCCGGACGGCCGACCTGGAGGGCTCGCCGCGGGTCGCCATCGAGAAGCCGTCCGAGTTCTTCGCCGCCGCCGAGGCCGAGTACCCGAACGCGCCGGTGTGGACCGGCGAGCTGTACCTCGAGATCCACCGTGCCACGTACACGTCGCAGGCCAAGACCAAGCAGGGCAACCGGCGCAGCGAGCACCTGCTGCACGAGGCCGAGCTGTGGTCGGCGACGGCGGCCGTGGCGGGCGCGGCCGACTACCCGTACGACGACCTCGACCGCATCTGGAAGCTGGTGCTGCTCAACCAGTTCCACGACATCCTGCCCGGCTCGTCCATCGCCTGGGTGCACCGCGAGGCCCGCGACCAGTACGCGGCGATCACCGCCGAGCTGACCGAGATCGTCGGACGGGCGCAGCGCGCGCTCGCGGGCGACGGCGACACCACGGTCGCGTTCAACGCGGCGCCGCACGGCCGCCGCGACGTCCCGGCCTTCGCGGCGGCTCCGGTCGCGTCGTCGTCGCCGTCGACGGAGGTCGTCGCGGCCGACGGCGGCTACGTCCTCGACAACGGCCTGCTCCGGGTGACCGTCGACGGACGCGGGCTGCTCACGTCGGTGCTCGACCTCGAGGCCGGCCGCGAGGTGCTGGCCGGTCCCGGTAACCTGCTGCAGCTGCACCAGGACCTCCCCAACCAGTGGGACGCCTGGGACGTCGACGAGTTCTACCGCAACACGGTCACCGACCTCGTCGGCGTCGACGAGCTGAGCGCTGGCGGCGACACCGTCAGGGTGGCGCGCACCTTCGGCGACTCGCACGTCGTCCAGGAGCTCACCCTCGCGCCCGGCGCCAAGCGCGTCGACGTCAGCACCGAGGTCGACTGGCACGAGCGGGAGAAGTTCCTCAAGGCGGCGTTCCCGCTGGACGTGCAGACGCAGCGGGCGGCGTACGAGACGCAGTTCGGGCACCACTACCGGCCCACGCACGAGAACACGTCGTGGGACGCGGCGCGGTTCGAGGTGTGCGCGCACCGGTTCGTGCATCTCGAGGAGCCCGGCTACGGCGTGGCGCTGGTCAACGACTCCACCTACGGCCACGACGTCCGCCGCGGCGCGGCGCCGTCCGGCGGCACCACGACGACCGTGCGGCTGTCGCTGCTGCGGGCGCCGCGCTACCCCGACCCCGAGACCGACCAGGGCGTGCACACGCTGCGGTACTCGCTGGTGCCGGGCGCGTCCATCGACGACGCGGTGCGCGAGGGGTACGCGCTCAACCTGCCGGCGCGGCTGGTCGAGGGCGCCGGTCACGAGGTCGAGCCGCTGGTCCGGGTGAGCGGCGGGTCCGTCGTCGTGTCGGCGGTCAAGCTGGCCGACGACCGCTCCGGCGACGTCGTCGTGCGGCTCTACGAGTCGGGCGGCGGGCGAGCGACGGCGACGCTGACGGCGTCGTTCCCGCTGGCCGGTGTCGAGGAGACCGACCTGCTGGAACGGCCGATCGAAGCGTCGGCGCTGGTCACCGGGGGTGACGGCGTGACGCTTCGACTGCGGCCGTTCCAGATCGTGACGCTGCGGCTTACTGCCCGATCTGACGGTTCCGGCGCCCGCGCAGGCGACGCCGCTGGGATGGGTCGAGCATGA
- a CDS encoding NAD(P) transhydrogenase subunit alpha, giving the protein MKVVVAAETREHERRVALVPDLVGRLTSAGLEVVVESGAGLGALHTDAAYEAVGAAVAGPDAWASADVVVSVQPLPPSRLAGLRSGAVTVSFLPATQELDVVRAARDAGVTAFSLELVPRISRAQSMDALTSQALVAGYRAVLVAAEKLPRFFPLSMTAAGTIPPAEVLVLGAGVAGLQAIATARRLGARVQAYDVRAASADEVRSLGAKFVELDLPSLEGAGGYAREMTEDRAQLQRDLLAPHVSASDVLITTAAVPGRAAPLLVERPAVEAMRPGSVVVDLAAESGGNVEGSVAGSEIAMGGALVWGARNVPSQLPVHASRLFAANVVNLVLLMTADGKVTPDFADEIVDGAAVTHDGAVRHAPTRELLEAE; this is encoded by the coding sequence ATGAAGGTCGTCGTCGCTGCCGAGACCCGTGAACACGAGCGCCGGGTCGCGCTGGTTCCTGACCTCGTCGGGCGGCTGACCAGCGCCGGCCTCGAGGTCGTCGTCGAGTCCGGCGCCGGGCTGGGCGCCCTGCACACCGATGCGGCGTACGAGGCGGTGGGCGCCGCCGTGGCCGGGCCGGACGCGTGGGCGAGCGCCGACGTCGTCGTGTCGGTGCAGCCGTTGCCGCCGTCGCGCCTCGCCGGACTGCGCTCCGGCGCCGTCACCGTCTCGTTCCTGCCCGCGACTCAGGAGCTCGACGTCGTCCGCGCCGCCCGCGACGCCGGGGTGACGGCGTTCTCGCTGGAGCTGGTGCCGCGCATCTCGCGGGCGCAGTCGATGGACGCGCTCACGTCGCAGGCGCTGGTCGCCGGGTACCGCGCGGTGCTCGTGGCGGCCGAGAAGCTGCCCCGGTTCTTCCCGCTGTCGATGACCGCCGCCGGCACCATCCCGCCGGCCGAGGTGCTGGTGCTCGGCGCCGGCGTGGCCGGGCTGCAGGCCATCGCGACGGCGCGCCGGCTCGGCGCCCGCGTCCAGGCCTACGACGTGCGCGCCGCGTCCGCCGACGAGGTGCGCAGTCTCGGCGCGAAGTTCGTCGAGCTCGACCTCCCCAGCCTCGAGGGCGCCGGCGGCTACGCCCGCGAGATGACCGAGGACCGCGCCCAGCTGCAGCGCGACCTGCTGGCGCCGCATGTGTCCGCGTCCGACGTGCTGATCACGACCGCCGCCGTGCCCGGCCGGGCGGCGCCGCTGCTGGTGGAACGGCCCGCCGTCGAGGCGATGAGGCCCGGCAGCGTCGTCGTCGACCTCGCCGCGGAGTCCGGCGGCAACGTCGAGGGCAGCGTCGCGGGTTCGGAGATCGCCATGGGCGGGGCACTGGTCTGGGGCGCGCGGAACGTGCCCAGCCAGCTGCCGGTGCACGCGAGCCGCCTCTTCGCCGCGAACGTCGTCAACCTGGTGCTGCTGATGACGGCCGACGGCAAGGTCACGCCCGACTTCGCCGACGAGATCGTCGACGGCGCCGCCGTCACCCACGACGGCGCCGTCCGGCACGCACCGACCCGCGAGCTGCTGGAGGCCGAGTGA
- a CDS encoding NAD(P) transhydrogenase subunit alpha: MTEGVALLTVFVLAVFVGFEVVSKVSSTLHTPLMSGANAIHGVILVGAVIVAGTADEAGVLVVALIAVVLATLNLVGGFVVTDRMLEMFGGKPRSAPDEEGGA; encoded by the coding sequence GTGACCGAGGGCGTCGCGCTACTGACGGTGTTCGTGCTGGCGGTGTTCGTGGGGTTCGAGGTCGTGTCGAAGGTCTCGTCCACGCTGCACACGCCGCTGATGTCCGGCGCCAACGCGATCCACGGCGTCATCCTCGTCGGCGCGGTCATCGTGGCAGGGACGGCGGACGAGGCCGGCGTGCTGGTGGTCGCGCTGATCGCGGTCGTGCTGGCGACCCTGAACCTGGTCGGCGGGTTCGTCGTCACCGACCGCATGCTGGAGATGTTCGGCGGGAAACCGCGCTCCGCCCCTGACGAGGAGGGCGGCGCGTGA
- a CDS encoding NAD(P)(+) transhydrogenase (Re/Si-specific) subunit beta: MIPVWAQVCYVVAAVCFILALKGLSSPKSARRGNLIGAVGALLAVVVTFIAYDIDNLGWILLAVVVGAVPGALGARRVAMTAMPQLVALFNGVGGGAAALVAILELRHADLLSDGALAASAFTILIGAVSFSGSVITFLKLQELMTGRPITFPGGPFVFGGVLVAAVGLGIWTVATGSVTLAIILAIVGLLAGVLLVLPVGGADVPIVISLLNAFTGLAVAAGGYVLENALLLVAGTLVGASGTILTRAMARAMGRSVSSILFGAFKGGSSAGGGEVSDRPVRSAGPDDVAIMLAYARKVIVVPGYGLAVAQAQHTIRELVDLLEKRGVEVGYAIHPVAGRMPGHMNVLLAEANVPYEQLLEMDTANGQLRTADVALVVGANDVVNPSARTSPGSPIYGMPILDADHAGAIVFLKRSMRPGFAGIENELLFDAKTTLLFGDAKASLTALVTALKSL, encoded by the coding sequence GTGATCCCCGTCTGGGCCCAGGTCTGCTACGTCGTCGCCGCCGTCTGCTTCATCCTCGCCCTCAAGGGCCTCTCGTCGCCGAAGTCCGCCCGGCGCGGCAACCTGATCGGCGCGGTCGGCGCGCTGCTCGCCGTCGTCGTCACGTTCATCGCCTACGACATCGACAACCTCGGCTGGATCCTGCTCGCCGTCGTGGTGGGTGCGGTCCCGGGCGCTCTGGGCGCCCGGCGGGTCGCGATGACGGCGATGCCGCAGCTGGTCGCCCTCTTCAACGGCGTCGGCGGTGGCGCCGCCGCCCTCGTCGCGATCCTCGAGCTGCGCCACGCCGACCTGCTGTCCGACGGCGCCCTCGCGGCGTCCGCGTTCACGATCCTCATCGGCGCGGTGTCGTTCTCCGGCTCTGTCATCACCTTCCTCAAGCTGCAGGAGCTGATGACCGGCCGCCCGATCACGTTCCCCGGCGGCCCGTTCGTGTTCGGCGGCGTGCTGGTCGCCGCGGTCGGCCTGGGTATCTGGACGGTCGCGACCGGCAGCGTGACGCTGGCGATCATCCTGGCGATCGTCGGGCTGCTGGCCGGTGTGCTGCTGGTGCTGCCGGTCGGCGGCGCGGACGTGCCGATCGTCATCTCGCTGCTCAACGCGTTCACCGGGCTGGCGGTCGCCGCCGGCGGGTACGTGCTTGAGAACGCGCTGCTGCTGGTGGCCGGCACGCTGGTCGGCGCGAGCGGCACGATCCTCACCCGGGCCATGGCGCGGGCGATGGGCCGCTCGGTGTCGTCGATCCTGTTCGGCGCGTTCAAGGGCGGCTCGTCCGCGGGCGGCGGCGAGGTGTCGGACCGCCCGGTCCGCTCGGCCGGGCCGGACGACGTCGCGATCATGCTCGCGTATGCCCGCAAGGTCATCGTCGTGCCCGGGTACGGGCTGGCGGTGGCGCAGGCGCAGCACACGATCCGCGAGCTGGTCGACCTGCTGGAGAAGCGCGGCGTCGAGGTAGGCTATGCCATCCACCCGGTGGCCGGGCGCATGCCGGGACACATGAACGTGCTGCTCGCCGAGGCGAACGTGCCGTACGAGCAACTGCTCGAGATGGACACCGCCAACGGCCAGCTGCGCACGGCCGACGTCGCGCTGGTGGTCGGGGCGAACGACGTGGTCAACCCGTCCGCGCGGACGTCGCCGGGGTCGCCGATCTACGGCATGCCGATCCTCGACGCCGACCACGCCGGCGCGATCGTGTTCCTCAAGCGCTCGATGCGGCCCGGGTTCGCCGGCATCGAGAACGAGCTGCTCTTCGACGCGAAGACGACGCTGCTGTTCGGTGACGCGAAGGCGTCGCTGACGGCGCTCGTGACGGCGTTGAAGTCGCTCTGA
- the upp gene encoding uracil phosphoribosyltransferase, giving the protein MRLLAVDHPLVAHKLTVLRNVRTDSPTFRRLADELVTLLAYEATREARVDTVEIQTPVSPTTGVKLSSPKPLIVPILRAGLGMLDGMARLVPTAEVGFLGMIRDEDTLQATTYATRLPDDLTGRQCYVLDPMLATGGTLAAAVHFLVDRGADDITAVCLLAAPEGVEHLERETRELGVPLTVVTAAIDERLNEKGYIVPGLGDAGDRLYGVVD; this is encoded by the coding sequence ATGCGTCTGCTGGCCGTCGACCACCCGCTCGTCGCACACAAGCTCACCGTGCTGCGCAACGTCCGCACCGACTCGCCCACGTTCCGCCGGCTGGCCGACGAGCTGGTCACGCTGCTGGCCTACGAGGCCACCCGCGAGGCGCGCGTCGACACCGTCGAGATCCAGACCCCCGTCTCGCCGACCACGGGCGTGAAGCTCAGCTCGCCGAAGCCGCTGATCGTGCCGATCCTGCGCGCCGGCCTCGGCATGCTCGACGGCATGGCCCGGCTGGTCCCCACGGCCGAGGTCGGCTTCCTCGGCATGATCCGCGACGAGGACACCCTGCAGGCCACCACGTACGCCACCCGGCTGCCCGACGACCTCACCGGGCGGCAGTGCTACGTCCTCGACCCCATGCTGGCCACGGGCGGCACGCTGGCGGCGGCGGTCCACTTCCTGGTCGACCGCGGCGCCGACGACATCACCGCGGTCTGCCTGCTGGCCGCGCCCGAGGGCGTCGAGCACCTGGAGCGAGAGACCCGAGAGCTGGGCGTGCCGCTCACCGTCGTCACGGCGGCGATCGACGAGCGGCTGAACGAGAAGGGCTACATCGTGCCCGGCCTCGGCGACGCCGGCGACCGCCTCTACGGCGTCGTCGACTGA